The DNA region TACTGCACCCTATGTACACCAATGAGGTGAGCAAGAAGCCAGACTATCCAACATTTTATCAAAGAGTACTGGCTTATCAACCAAAGGAACGAATTTACACACTTGATTATTGCAAGATTTGACTTCGATTGAATAGCATTCGACTTACACTAATGCCAGGTTTTACAACTTGGCTTTTTGCGTTTCAGTCAAATTGCATTTAATCAAGCGTAGTACCTTTTAAAACAGACACTTCACATTAACCACAAAGCAATTCACAGGCACTCTTCACAGGGTGCCTTTTCTTTTTACATACTTTTTAATTCTTAAAACAATGAAAACACAAACCAAAGCGAAAGCACAGTCCAAAACACAGTACGTTGCCATTACAACTGATGTGCAACAAGTAAACCAACAAGTTGAAAAAGCCTACACCTTGATGGTTGAAGCTGCAACAGAACTACTAAAACGATTTGATGTTGCCAAGTTCCGAACCTATGCACTAATGGATCACACCAAGAACGAGCAGAACACAAATCTGGTAAAAGAGTACCTAAGCTACTTTCACAACATCACTTTGTCAATGTCACCAAAAGATGGCAGATTCTACATCTTTATAGATCTCGGCGAAGAAGCTTTGCAGAAGTTCGGCAGCACTTTGACCAACAACCTACTTAGAGAGTGCTACAGACTTACGCAATCGAATGACAACACCACTGGAATTGAATATTCGTTAAGGGTAAACTATTTGGCCGGTGAAAGCCTACATAATTTCTACTATCGCAGAATTGTCGAGGGTGAAACAGGCTATGTTTCTATTCTAACCGTTGAGAAAGACGCAGCTTAAAAAATTATGCACAGGAATGCGATTAGTTCATTTCTCTTTATTAGATTTGAAAGATGAAATAAACAAAAGAATAATTACATATTAAAATATAAGCGTTAGCTTCTCTACTTGTAACTGGAACCTAGGAAATTCAAGAAGTAAAACAAGATAGATTAGACTGGTGCCCACGCGAAAGGCGTAGGGCTCAGCCTGTCTGTTTACTTGCCTCCTAGGGCTCCAGTTCAGATGTATGGTTGTTGTCCCTACGCTTATTGCATTTATTATATCAAACTATGGGACAGTTTGAGCTTATCTTAAATTAATATGTTAAAGGAGTTTCTCTCAATTTGTGTGCTGCTTGCATGCAGCTACGGGGTTCATTCACAAGTGCTTTATGTACCAAACCCACTTCCCTCAAACAATGGCTATCTGAATCAACAACAACAATCAGATCAGGAAGCGCAGGTTTTGACAGCCTACTCGATAAATCCAACAACCCAATCTGTATTGAAGTATCGAATCAAGGTAGTAACTTATAATAAGGTAACTAAGATCATAAGTTACAAGCCATTAAGTTCCGAGTACTGGTCTAATCTTGCTCTACCTATAACTGCAACTCGTATCTCGATGTATGACCCGCTTGCAGAACAGTTCGAATACAAAGTTTACCTGACGCCCTTGTTAGCCAATATATACTTTTAATAGATGAAGAAATTACTACTACTGGTGTTGATTGCAGTATCAATATCTGCCTTCGGGCAGAAGTTTAGCTATAGCAAACGTATAAATGGGTTGTGGGGTAATTGGGAAACTCCATCCTATAATATGTTTGTCTATAAGTTGATTGGAACTACGGATATATATAACGAGTTCATTATTTATGGAGCCTACGACCATCCATCGAAATACATTTTAAAGGTTATTATGTTAGGTCAAGTTGTTGAAACTGATAAAAAGAAAAGGAAGGAAGCAATCAAGTCTGGTAAGTGGTATGAATATCCAGCTATGGTTGAGTATTACACAGCTAATATGTCTGACCGTTTCAAGGATATCATAAATCGATGGCCTTTGGATGGATACAACACCGATTTTGAGAAACACTATGTTCCAGCCACTGTTACGATTCCGCCCTATAAGGATAAGCCAGTGAACTACAATATATGGTTCGAAGAGTTAGGTTTGGCTATACAACTTAAGTAGAATCGACTTTGTGATGTTTGTACACAAACAATTAATAGAAAACAAGTTTTATGAATCTAATAATTATAAGCTTAACAATCATAGTTAGCTTTTTTATCATAAATGTGCAAGTAGCAAAGAGAAAGAAAGGAACAGTGAAGGAAAAAACACTTCTTATCCCGTGTAGTAGCCTGATATTAGATTACAGGTCTTAAATGTAACCACAATTAACTTTGATTCCACTATTTCGTACGGTATTCAAAAATCCTATGGCTATTTAAGGAGATAGACCAAGTCCTAGCAACAAATTATAAAGATTTGATGTACCTATATTTGCACTTAGATAATGGCAAGAACATAGCTCATATTAGTATTAGAGAAGAGCTATACAATGAGTTAGTACTTGAGGTTGATTATTTCTTTATGGCAAGGTTAGCTGCACCATCACCTAATGATAACAAAGTGTATTATCTTCCATCAGGCCTAGAGGAGGAGATGATGGGCTACCATTGATTTTGATAAGCCTAGACGTCATCCTAATTCCCTCCCTCTCTCATTTGGTGGCTTACAGCGAGAAAGGGAGGGTTTAGTCTTTGTAGTGGTGCAAGATGGCATTTGTTGTGCTTGCTTTATAAGGTACTGCGTTCACTTTTCAGCCGGTGGTTCTTAGCAAAGGGCAGTGCTAGTAGGTAGGTAGATCGGAATTCCGCCATGTCTAATGCCACTTAAAACACATGCCATTGCTTTGCACGGCATGGTTTTAATTTTGGCAAAGCGGATGGCTTCATGAGCCTTCTCTCTATCTTTATCTAGGATTTGCTTCGCTTCATCCTGGATAAATCTATTCAGGCTCCACTTTTCAGCTCACCTGCGTAATCGAAAATGCTGCGCTAACGCTTGTGTTAAAACATAGATCGAATCTCGCTGTTTCACAGCTACTAATTCTCACACATTTTCTCTGTTCGCATTTGGTGAGCAACATCATTTGCAAGTGTCAAGGGGAAGCATTAGTTTAGTGTTTAATTAATTGCTTTTATCTCTATACACATTGTTATCTACTGCACCACCTAACTGACAGGTAATAACAATCGTTAGCATAACTGCGAAGAATCAAACAATCAAGATAAACAAGTTGGATACCGAAGAACTATCAGTAATTCAAATACTGAACAAGATGTATGAGCATTCTGAAGAAATGCTTAAGCTAGGTGAAGCAAAGAACACGACTTTAATAGCATTTAACGGTGCTATAATAGTTGGGATTATAGCAGTATTTAAAGACATACCACATGGCTTTCTTGTATATTATGCGATGTTCAGCATTTTCATGTGTGCCATTTCAATGTTTGTATGTTTTGCCTCACTTGTAGCTAAGGTATTACACAAGCCTTATAAAACCAGTATTCGTCAAAGCGACAACATCCTCTTCTTTGGAACCATTGCAAAACTATCTCACGGCCAGCTAATCGATAAATTAAAGGAGAGGTACGGCTTGGAGAATGTTAATGTTCCTTTTGAGGAAGATAAAGCAAAGCAGATAGTTGTAATAGCACAGATCGCAGCGAGAAAGTTCAACCTATTTAATACAGCAATCGCTTTTATGTTTAGTGGCTTATTGACGCCGTTAAGCTACTTAGTATACTTAATATTTTTAGACCACGATAGATAAATTGAAATGGGATTAAATTCAGACATAACAACTAAAGTTAAAGACATATTAGATGGTAATTTTAACATCGAGGATGTTACCTATGTGCCAGAGATAAGTAATCCAAAGCTAACCTTCAATAACACAGGCTTACGTTTTGAAGCTACAACATTATTTATTGACTTGAGAAACTCGACTGGTATTCTTAACGCTCATAATAAGTCTACTATTGCAAAGATTCATAAAGCATACCTGTTCACAACCGTAAAAGTTGCCACGTCACTTGGTGGTGAAGTAAGAAGTTTCAATGGTGATAGTGTTCTAGCATTCTTTCAAGGCACAACCAAAACTACACTTAGTAATGCAGTAAAAGCTGCAATGAAGATTAAATATATGATCTCAAATACAGGTAGTGGAATAAACTCCATGCTCGCCAAGTATTCGGCAGTTGATTTTGGTATAGGATTAGATGATGGTCGAGTTCTATGCGCCAAGGTTGGCGTCGGAGGCGACGCGAATACCAAGGATTTGATCTGGATAGGGAACGCAGTTAATAAAGCAGTCGTTATCAGTGACGAGTGCAAGTCTCCATATCACATTGGCATATCAAGTTATGTATACAGTAATTTAAATGATGAAGTCAAATTCGGCACTCAAAAAGATCCTTGGGGTAGAGAAGTAAAAGTTGATATGTGGACTGCTTATTATGTAACATATAATGGCAAGAGGGAAACGTTTTATAAGACAAATTGGTATTGGGAGGTATCTTAACACATATTGCACAATCCTTTTAACATAAATTTGTTATGAAAGCAGAAGAATTAAAGCTACTTACAGAAATTAGTAACTCTTTGAAAGCGATAAACGCTAGACAGGAAACTCAGGAGCTATTCGCTGAGTCAAACAAATTATTTGATCGATCAGATGCCAGAGTTGAGAACGCGACAAATCAAATACAAAATACGTTTGATCGCATACATGACAAAGTATTCAACTTCAACAACGGACTGATCGCTGCATACCTCTTACTTGGTTCTTATCCAAGTGAGCGACCAATTCTACCGTTATGGACAACCATATTTCCTGTGTTGGTAATGGCACTTATGATTTATGTTGACGTTAGGCAGATGGGGATCCATAGGTTTGCAGCAAATGAACAACAATGGACAAATGCAGAACGTGATAGTTATGGAGGCAAGATTGATTCGCAAACAAGGCTATCCTTGTTCAGCATGTTCCTGTCGGTTTGTTGCTTAGCGTATCTAGTTGTGAAATTAGGAGTCGCTTAAAAGGATAATCTCTCTCTGCAAACTAACTGAAACTGCACTTTTTCTTATCATATCTGTTTTATTAACCCCCCCCGGAATTTAATATGTGCGCACCTGCTTGTTGTTATAAAAGGTAAACAGTTGTACTGGAATGCGTTCTACCTTATAAATACAATATCCAATAACACAGCACTCGAGCATATCCAAAAACTTATCTCTTTCCTCTTAAAAGTATGTAAAGTATAAAATCTTGGATACAGACTGCTTGACGATAGAATTGTAATACCTTCTAAATCACTGCGCCGCTTCGACGAACTTTGATGCAACGACCTTCGCTCAATACGCATTACGGTACGCAACCAAATCTCCTATCTCGACTGTAATATTAAATAGCACTAATTCTTAATCATGCATGTTCATTTAATGGCAAATATTCACTATGTTTAACAAACAAGTTGGTAACTATATTATATGAGTTTTATTACAACAATGCGGACATTAAATTCAGTGAACATTGCACTATTGGAATTGATTGCAACAGTAATTGGCGGACTGTTTGCATTGTTGCTGTTATATAGAGGTAATCAAGATAAAAAGCTTACTCAGCTACTTAATATATACGATCGGCTTTATAGTGATCCTGATATAGCAAAGGCTCTTTATGCCATTGATAAGGGATCTGGGTTAGAAGAATTGGCATCGAAACAAGTTTCTGAAAAATACCATGTTGCTGCTTTAGAGATGGAGACAGATAAGCTACTTAAGTATTTAGATTTTATTGGGGCATTAGTTAAAACAAAGAAACTTTCACTTAAGGATCTGAAGCCCTTTTCATACGAACTTTCTATTATAAAGGATAACGTACAGTTAACTGCGTACAGGAACTACCTTAGTTCTATCAAAGTCAATCTTAACAATTTACACTACCTTTTGGAAGAATTTCCTTAAATCAGCCTTTCCTTCATACTCATTGTACGATCTTAAACTTAACATGTCAGTCAAAGGAACATAAAATACATGGAACTTCGCTGGTTCAGAGCTGCTGATACTCACATTTTCTTAGTCAACAATGCAGTTTGCATACTTATATTTGAGTATTTACGGTTTAACATATTGAAATCATTAAATGCTTCGATATCTTCGTAATGTAAGTGGTAGAAATAGGAAATGTTAAACTATAAAAGACAGCAAAGCAATAATCGATAAGATAATTAAGATATTAAATTAATTAAAGAATCAAATGATTAAATTTTTAGACGGCGATGCAATTAGCGCCAAAATAATTCAAACCATAAGAGAAGCAAATCAATATTTGACATTTGTTTCTCCTTATATAAAGTTAAACGATAAAGTTAAATCAGAACTGACCTATTTAGTGAGAACTAAGCCAACTGTCGAAATTAAGATTGTGTTTGGAAAGAATGATAAAAACCCCAATAAAAGCCTAAGTAATGATGATTTCGAGTTTTTTAAAACTTTGGGAAATATACGAATTAGTTACGTTAAAGAACTTCATGCTAAAATCTTTTGCTCGGAAGCTCGGCTGATGCTAACGTCCCTAAATTTGCATGAGTATTCTCAAACAAATAACTTTGAAGCTGCTTTTGTTATTGAACACTCTGGCACTATACTCGGGTCATTAGTTTCAAATAAAGCAGAAACCGCATGGGAAGAAGCTTTAGATTTTGTTGATAAAGTAATTGAAAGCTCGATACCAGTTTACCATAAAGGAAAAGTATACGAAACTTCATGGTTAGGGTTTTCTGCCAAATTAGTCGAGGAATATGATGAAGATAATTCTGAAACCTTTTTTAAAAGGACATTGCCTGCTAACGATTCTGTAAACTTTGGTTTTTGTATAAGAACAGGTGTAAACATACCTTTCAATATTAAAGCTCCGTTTTCCGATATTGCATATAAATCATGGAAACGATACGGAAATGAAAGCTACAAAGAAAAATATTGCCATTATTCAGGGGAGGCCAGTGATGGTGAAACTTCTTTGAAATCGCCAGTCTTAAAAAAGAATTGGAAAGAAGCGAAAGCGAAATTTAACTTCTAACCTTTCAGGAAAATTTATTTTAATAGTAATAAATTTGTAGTCAGACTGCTATGGATTCTCAGGGAAGGGAATGATTTAGCAAAAGTCCGGCAGCAAGATTCGAGTATAGTTTGGAGCGAAACGGACAGTACACTTGTAGTGAAATACGCATCCATAATCTGGTAAAAAATTGGCTCGTTTATTGATATTAGACTATTCTAGTTTGGCCTGTAGAATACAGCGAAAATCAAGTCGCTTCAGGAACAACCACTCTATAATTCCATTTTTTGCTTAAACTTTAATTTCGGAAGATTGATTTAGTTTGGTTTTGTCGATTTTGTTCTTGTCAATTCGATTTCAGCTATTTCAAGTTGAATCGATTGCAATCGGTCTTGGGGTTTCTGAATTTTACAATACCATAAAGCACCCCCAATGATAAGCAGTAAGAAGCCGAGCAAAATTCCAGCATTTGCCTGCCTGAGATTCGACTCAGTGGAATCCAAAATCGAATTTAATTCCGTCGATCTGAGTTCAGACTGAACAACATCTTTGGTATGCTTTTTAATTAGGCTGTCTAATCGTTTGCTATTTTCATTGATCTGAGCCCGGTATCGCCGTTTTTGTTCATCAATTATCTCAATTTCCCTAGGATCTTTTTTTTTCCTAATTAATTCAAGGTAAAGTTTGTCTGCATCCAGTATTTCCTTTTGTTTGTCTTGATAATTTATTAAGTGGGCTCTATCAACTATTGAATCTAACTTAAAATAAGTTCTCTGTAAAATTCGTATTGAATCAACAGTGAATTTCTGTCTAGCAAGGCGAGTATTTTGATTTTGCACAGTGTAAACACTGTAAATCATTAGCACTAAACCTCCGATAAATAAAAATTTATAAAGACTATCGGTAGGAATTGATGGGAGAGAAAACATATAGCTAATTTACGTTCGTTTGTGAGAAGAAGATTTTTGAAAGCTTAAAATGTCTTTATGAAATTAAGTTAGATTCGGGATGCATAAAGTTTTTTATTTTGACTATGCATATAGTTTATTCATTATTCCTAATAAATAAATAGTAAATCACGTATAACCAACTTAACATCCCAGCGATTGCAGAATACAATACGGACTTTGTGCTACTCCAACATATAGAGACTGCTAGTGCGCTACCAATTCCAATACCATTACCGATAGCTGTGTTAGATATTTTAGAATCATTAGCTAAACAAGGGAGCGTAAAAACTATAAATAGGGATAATAAGAGCAATTTTTTCATTTTATAAATGTAGAGTATTTTTTATGAAATTAGGGTTTGTGTAGATCACAAAATTAAGAGGCCATAAATATGTTTTTGGACTAAATTCACCAATTTCATTCCTTATAGAGCATGTTGGTTTTTGAACTAAGAGTAACACATATTTTCTTTTAAGAGGCACTTTTAAGTATAATTTCAATCCTCCGTCAATACTATAGTTAAGTTTATATAATACGTTTGTTGGCTAGATAGTTATTTTCTAAAATGATACGTCAAGTTTTCGAATTGGGATAATGTTGACTTGAAACCCTTGAGTAACATCTATTATGTACGATGCACATTTTTCTTATCATACCTGTTTTATTAACCCCTTTATAAGGAATTGTGCGCAGTTGCTTATTCTTATAAAAAGCAAAAGTTTTATTAATTGCTGTTTACCTTATAAACACAACATCGACAACACATTCCTCGA from Pedobacter endophyticus includes:
- a CDS encoding Pycsar system effector family protein, translating into MDTEELSVIQILNKMYEHSEEMLKLGEAKNTTLIAFNGAIIVGIIAVFKDIPHGFLVYYAMFSIFMCAISMFVCFASLVAKVLHKPYKTSIRQSDNILFFGTIAKLSHGQLIDKLKERYGLENVNVPFEEDKAKQIVVIAQIAARKFNLFNTAIAFMFSGLLTPLSYLVYLIFLDHDR
- a CDS encoding adenylate/guanylate cyclase domain-containing protein; this encodes MGLNSDITTKVKDILDGNFNIEDVTYVPEISNPKLTFNNTGLRFEATTLFIDLRNSTGILNAHNKSTIAKIHKAYLFTTVKVATSLGGEVRSFNGDSVLAFFQGTTKTTLSNAVKAAMKIKYMISNTGSGINSMLAKYSAVDFGIGLDDGRVLCAKVGVGGDANTKDLIWIGNAVNKAVVISDECKSPYHIGISSYVYSNLNDEVKFGTQKDPWGREVKVDMWTAYYVTYNGKRETFYKTNWYWEVS
- a CDS encoding phospholipase D-like domain-containing protein yields the protein MIKFLDGDAISAKIIQTIREANQYLTFVSPYIKLNDKVKSELTYLVRTKPTVEIKIVFGKNDKNPNKSLSNDDFEFFKTLGNIRISYVKELHAKIFCSEARLMLTSLNLHEYSQTNNFEAAFVIEHSGTILGSLVSNKAETAWEEALDFVDKVIESSIPVYHKGKVYETSWLGFSAKLVEEYDEDNSETFFKRTLPANDSVNFGFCIRTGVNIPFNIKAPFSDIAYKSWKRYGNESYKEKYCHYSGEASDGETSLKSPVLKKNWKEAKAKFNF